The following proteins come from a genomic window of Aspergillus oryzae RIB40 DNA, chromosome 4:
- a CDS encoding autophagy protein 5 (protein involved in autophagy and nutrient starvation), which produces METQATLNSIQKAVWDGRLPLQIRLAPSESRIYDQTDPYLISYPRISYLPSLLPRLRAFFASSLIDPSSNAHDGWFSFEGVPLKWHLPIGLLYDLYAGADPASKGTAESEDAGWDIDDQDNPLPWRLVVHFSDWPDEELVRLDAEGMVMNDAFINSVKEADFLRNGTAKGIMSLSKEDSSGLWKSVQNVELSSFQRISNILLPPLNQPFRNIPIRIFLPLPPDSGSPSLKIVQSPVPPLIPPSSVAASQLALSRSSITPQTQTIGSALHSLLPNLFPSRRTPVLAKPVLHGAAVPMSAPVEELVRSSAYGDGWLYVVIRMMG; this is translated from the exons ATGGAAACGCAAGCAACTCTCAACAGTATTCAGAAGGCCGTATGGGACGGCAGACTTCCCTTACAGATTAGACTTGCTCCATCAGAAAGTCGCATATACGACCAGACTGATCCGTATCTT ATCTCTTATCCCCGAATTTCATATCTGCCATCCCTCTTACCCAGATTAAGGGCCTTCTTCGCATCTTCTCTCATCGACCCCAGTTCCAATGCtcatgatggatggttcTCCTTCGAAGGCGTCCCGCTTAAATGGCATCTCCCTATCGGTCTGCTATATGACCTCTATGCGGGCGCTGACCCAGCGTCCAAGGGGACGGCCGAGTCAGAAGACGCAGGCTGGGACATCGATGACCAAGACAATCCATTACCATGGCGTCTCGTCGTGCATTTCAGCGACTGGCCAGATGAGGAACTGGTCCGACTAGACGCAGAGGGGATGGTCATGAACGATGCGTTCATCAACAGCGTCAAAGAAGCGGATTTCCTGCGAAACGGGACCGCAAAGGGCATCATGAGTCTCTCCAAGGAGGATTCATCTGGGTTATGGAAGTCTGTACAGAATG TGGAACTCTCCTCTTTTCAACGAATTTCGAATATCCTCCTTCCCCCTCTCAATCAGCCGTTCCGTAACATCCCTATTCGCATattcctccccctccctcctGACTCTGGCTCCCCTTCTCTCAAAATAGTTCAGTCCCCCGTCCCGCCGCTGATCCCTCCCTCCAGCGTGGCGGCTAGCCAATTGGCCCTTTCACGAAGTAGTATCACACCGCAGACGCAGACGATAGGTTCGGCTTTGCATTCGCTCCTACCGAACCTGTTTCCTAGTCGGAGGACGCCTGTGTTAGCGAAGCCCGTGCTCCATGGTGCCGCTGTGCCTATGTCAGCACCAGTCGAAGAGCTAGTCAGGAGTTCGGCGTACGGAGATGGTTGGTTGTATGTCGTTATACGGATGATGGGATGA